TGATATGGCTGCGGTTGAGGCAGAGAATATCAAGGTCAGCGAACTTGGGCAGTGGATCAGGGCCCGGCATTTCGAGCGTCTTGCCAAGCTAATGGAAGAGAACGGCTACAGCCACATTATCAAGAAGTACAAGACCCCGGAAGATCTCGAGGACTGGTACGAAGGTGAGATAAGACGTCTCAATGAGCAGCTTCGCGACAACATGGATTCCCCGCGCGAAGACTTCATCAGACAGGAAATGGATACTTTCCGTGGAACTTTCCACAAGCCGGTGATTTATTCCGCATGGGATTGGAACCAGACTGTTGAAGATGCAATGCACCATGCAGGATTCGCTACTTTTGAAGAGCAGGAAGTTGCCCTAGAAGAACAGCGTAAGAAGAAATGGTAGTTCTTGTTTAAAAAGTAATGTCGATCAGGCCGCCCTACTAGGGCGGCCTTTTTTTTTGGTAAAGTATTTATAAAAAACTTAATTACGTCAGCAACCATGTGCATAACCTTGACAGCGAATAAGAGCAGAGGCATATATTTTATTACAGGAGATGAAATGATTGAATCGAAACGATTTGTAAAAATATCAGTGGTTGCCTTAGCTCTTTCTTCTATGCTGCTTGGTGGCTGTTCTTTAAACTCTGCTAACTATGTAGGTAATCAGGACAGCTATTCTGAAAGGGTTGCCCGTAAATTAGGCAGGGGGGTGACAAACTTTGTCTCTGCTCCTTTGGAAATTCCAAACCAGTCTGTGAATCTGGCGGCGGAGAGCAATGAGCCTGCCGAACAGGCGGCAGGGTACGTAGGTGGTCTATTCTTAGGCTTTGCATACACAGGGGGGCGTATTGTTTCCGGCATGTATGACATTGTCACATCACCCTTCGGCGGTCCTGCTGCGCCGACCATGGAAGATGAGTTCTTCCACTCTGAATTTGTCGAAAAAGTCAACGACCAGACAGAATCATTCGATGACATTTGGTCATTGGGTATCGAATAATTTTAAGTTTGATTTAAATACTGAGTTTTAAACCTCCACAGCAGAATTGCATGGAGGTTTTTTATTTAACGTTGTTTGTGAGGTTCTCATGTTGAAGAAATTTTTTGCAGCATTGTTGCTGTTTTTGTTGGTATCCGGTTGTGTGAATAAGCAGATCCTGAAAGAACAGATAACTGAGGCCATTAAGGAAAACCCGCAAATCGTCATTGATGCCATGCGGGAAAACAGCGTTGAGATGTTGGAAATAGTAGAGCAGGGCATTGATCAGCGCGAAAAGATTAAGCGTGAAGCTGTGTTTAATGCCGAGATCGCTAAACCGTATCAGCCAGTAATCAATGCAGAAAGGCCAATGCTTGGTAATCCTGATGCTCCGGTTACTATAGTTGAATATACAGATTTTCTTTGTCCGTATTGCAGCAAGGGTGCTAAGGTGGTTAGTAAACTGGCTGCAGAACACCCGCAAAAGTACAAATTGGTGTTCAAACATCTGCCTCTGCACAAAAATTCTCGTCAGTTGGCTCTAGTTTTCGAGGCACTTGCACTTTCCAACAAAGAGCAGGCTTTCAAATTTCATGATCTCGTTTTCCAAAACCAGAAACATCTTTATGATGATGCTTCCGGTGCCGTGCTGGGCAGAATTCTTGCAGAAGTCGGCGTGGATAATGAGCAACTTCAAAAGAATATCCAGAACAAAAAATTGCAGCAATACCTCGCTGATGACGAAGCCGAAGCCAAAAAATTTGATATCAATGCAACCCCGACATTTCTTGTAAATGGTGTTTCTATTCGCGGCTATCTGCCTGTTGAAAGGTTTGAGGGAATGGTGGATGTGATTTTGGAAAAATCAGAAGCGAAAAAGGTAGTAGATACTCCCGAAGGTGAAATCTGCGAAGATTGCCTTAACCAGATGTAGTTGGTGAAGTATGAGAGATATCAGTAAGATTTCAGAACCGCCTGAAGATTTGCACATTTGTTTCGGTGGTGGAGATTTTCGGCTTTCCGGAAAAAAAATGATCGATCTGTGCCGGGAAAAATTTGGCTTGCGTCCTGATTCGAAAGTTCTGGATATCGGTTGCGGGATCGGCAGATTATCATATCCCCTGTTGGAATATCTCTCGGAAGATGGAGCGTATGAAGGCTTTGATACGTTTCCTGTCGGAGTCAAATGGTGTACGGAAAATATTACGCCTGAATTTCCCAATTTTCGCTATCAACATGTTGAGATTTATAATTCCACGTACAATCCGGCTGCGAAAACCAAGGCTGCTGATTTTATATTCCCATATGAGGATGAATCCTTTGACTTGATTACGCTTAATTCCGTTTTCACGCATATGATGCCGGAAGATATCATGAATTATATAAAGGAAATGGATAGGGTACTGAAAGTAGACGGCCATATTCTGGCTACTTTTTTTCTGATCAATGCAGAATCAAATGAGTTGATGGATCTGGGGAAAAGTGTCCATGATTTCTTCAAGTTTGGAATTTTTTACACAGCTGATCCTAAAGATCCTATGGATGCTGTCGGTTATGATGAGAAATTTGCTGTGAATATGTTTGCTCAGCGCGGATTCGTTGTTCAGGAAACTATACCGGGCAACTGGTGCGGAAGAGAATCAAACTATCATCAGGATATTTTGCTAGTCAGCCGCTAAGCTGCGCGAGTTACGAATTATAATATAAAAGCTGGAGTTCAGGTCGATTGACTTAAATTCCAGCTTTTTTCGTTTGATGCCCTAGCGAAACTAAAATGCCGGATTCTTGTGCCAGCGGTATGCGGTTTCAATTATTTCGCGGAGTTCTGTGTATTTTGGGGTCCAGTTAAGCTTTGCATATGCCTTAGAGCTGTCAGCCACAAGTCGCGGAGAGTCTCCAGCGCGGGATGGCTCATAGTCGAAACCGATCT
Above is a genomic segment from Maridesulfovibrio sp. containing:
- a CDS encoding exosortase system-associated protein, TIGR04073 family — translated: MIESKRFVKISVVALALSSMLLGGCSLNSANYVGNQDSYSERVARKLGRGVTNFVSAPLEIPNQSVNLAAESNEPAEQAAGYVGGLFLGFAYTGGRIVSGMYDIVTSPFGGPAAPTMEDEFFHSEFVEKVNDQTESFDDIWSLGIE
- a CDS encoding thioredoxin domain-containing protein codes for the protein MLKKFFAALLLFLLVSGCVNKQILKEQITEAIKENPQIVIDAMRENSVEMLEIVEQGIDQREKIKREAVFNAEIAKPYQPVINAERPMLGNPDAPVTIVEYTDFLCPYCSKGAKVVSKLAAEHPQKYKLVFKHLPLHKNSRQLALVFEALALSNKEQAFKFHDLVFQNQKHLYDDASGAVLGRILAEVGVDNEQLQKNIQNKKLQQYLADDEAEAKKFDINATPTFLVNGVSIRGYLPVERFEGMVDVILEKSEAKKVVDTPEGEICEDCLNQM
- a CDS encoding methyltransferase domain-containing protein — encoded protein: MRDISKISEPPEDLHICFGGGDFRLSGKKMIDLCREKFGLRPDSKVLDIGCGIGRLSYPLLEYLSEDGAYEGFDTFPVGVKWCTENITPEFPNFRYQHVEIYNSTYNPAAKTKAADFIFPYEDESFDLITLNSVFTHMMPEDIMNYIKEMDRVLKVDGHILATFFLINAESNELMDLGKSVHDFFKFGIFYTADPKDPMDAVGYDEKFAVNMFAQRGFVVQETIPGNWCGRESNYHQDILLVSR